DNA sequence from the Cercospora beticola chromosome 8, complete sequence genome:
TTGTGAGCCCGTGCATGGTAAGACTACTTACGTACGCAAGAGCACGCGCGCGCATGCCTCTGTCGACTACGCCGAGCTCCAGCGAGGCGTGTTGAAGACCAGCGAGGAGAGTATGGAGCATCACTACGTGCAACCTATCAAAGATGGCACATTCCAATTCGATCCTGAGAACTTCCCACGTATGCGACCAGAGCTCGTGACGCGAGAATTCTTCGAGAAGAGCAATACGTTCACCGAACCAATTTGCATACCAGCAGAGTGGAATCCTCGGCCGTGGTTGCGGAAGCGGCAGCAACGGAAAGGTAGCGATGATACCGCGGTAGCTGATGCGGACAACACTGAAGAAATGGCGACTGACGACTACGAATATGATGCTGTTCCTGACGACGGGCAAGACAAGCTGGATATGGTCATGCCGGAGGATCTGACAGTGCGACAAGTCTGCAATCTGGCAGGCCCGGACACCCCACTAGATGTCATTGATGTGAAAACGCAGAACTCAGGCGCGAAGTGGACGCTCAGCCGCTGGGCAGACTACTACGAAGAGACAGGCGACGACAAACCCATTCGCAACGTTATCTCTCTGGAAGTATCTCAGACTAAGCTCGGCCGTCTGCTCCGTCGACCGAAGGTCGTACGCGACATCGATCTGCAGGACGAAGTCTGGCCGCAAGAAGAAAAGGACAAAGGCAAGTGGCCTAAAGTCCAATTCTATTGCCTCATGTCTGCGGCGGACAGCTACACAGACTTTCACATCGACTTTGGTGGCAGCAGTGTCTACTATCACATcttgaagggcaagaagacatTCTTTTTCATCCCTCCGAAACCGAAGCACCTAAAAGCCTATGAAGAGTGGAACGACAGCCCTCAACAGAATTATACATTCTTACCCAGCATCACGGGCGAGTGCTACAGAGTCGACCTCAACGAAGGTGACACCATGCTCATTCCCTCCGGCTGGATCCATGCAGTCTGGACACCCGCCACAAGTCTTGTCATCGGCGGAAACTTCCTGACCAGAATGTCGTTCAAGAATCAATTCCGAGTCGTGGAAATCGAGAAAGCCAACGAAACGCCCATGAAATTCCGATATCCATTCTTCCAAAAGATCATGTGGTACACTGCTATCAAATACATGAGGGACGATCCAATGCCAGACACTGTCGCTCAAGCTTTCCATCAAGGATACAGATACGACAGGCAGACGCCTGTCTGGGCTGACTACGATGGAGATCTTGCTGCGATCGACGGTCGTCCAGGAGCCAAAAATGCCCGCTACTACAGCCAGGCTGAAATCGAAGGTCTGCCAGAGCTGGTGACCTTCATTTTCCACACCGTGATGCTGGTGATGGGTCGCGTCGAAGGCATTTCGCAAGACCGCATGAAGCGCGTCAACGCGTCGATCCCAAAAGGGCATGGCGAGCCGCTCGAGGTTGCCAAGAAATTTGCCCTGTGGGTCGCGTGGAAGCGCGGAAACGAGGATCCTCCCGCATGGGCACATCCTGATGCTGTCCTTCCAaacagcaaagaagaagggccTCCGAAGAAGTTGTCGGCGCGTGCGCTGAAAGAAATGGAGCGTAAAGAAGCCATCGTTGCGTGGAGAGTGGCGCCGGACCGTCAAAGTGCAAGGGTCAAAAACGCCACGGCTGCCGCTAGCATTTCGACTGCACCCGGCGCTAGCGTGGCAACGGCAACTCCTGATCGCGCGACAAGTTTTGctccatcaccatcatcgaCTCAACACCCGAAAGGCACCGAGCCGCATCAAACAATGGCCGTCCAGGCGCCACAGATGGCGGCGCCGatggcattgatgatgaATGGGATACCAGGCCAGTATCTCAGCACGCCGAAAACTTCTGTTCTGGGGCCCAAGCGCGTGGCATGCGACACATGCCGGAAGCGCAGAATCAGATGCAAGCATAAGGACCTGGTTCTGCAGGCGACTCCAGAAAATCTAAACGGCTTTCACAACCACATCAATGGTTTCACTGGTCAGGACACCAACCAAGAAAGTGTCGCAGTAACGCCACCCAAGACTAATCATCACTTTGCAGCAGATGCCCTCAATGGATCACTCACGAACGGAGCCAATGGCTTGGGGCCACTTCCTGGGACGAATGCATATCTCAACAACAGTATCCCGATGACTATCAATGGAATTTCCATCTTCGGTGATGCTGGCAAGCGCGGCAGGACGAAGGCTTGTTTCGAGTGCAGAAAGTCAAAGGTAATTTCCAATGCCATTCTATAATCTATACAAGCTGATCAGTTGTCTAGCGACGCTGCGTGCACGATGAAAATGGCAACGTCGATCCCGTCAAGGCGGCAGAAACTCCAGTGCCTCGAGGATCTGTGGCCAGCAAGAAGCACTCCGTTGATGGCGACGGCACTCCAGCAcagatcaagaagaagccaaaaGCGAGCAGTCCGAGCAACCCGATTCCGCTTGCGCCCGCCATCTCCCAGCAGACTAACGCAAGCCATTCATCGCCGCAGCCCGATTTTCACCAGTCTATCGAGAACGGATCAGCTTACCCTTCACATTCGTATCATTCCACACCAATGAATTCCGGATCACCATCGCAGCACTCGCATGCATCGCACGAACACCACCACACTAGCCAAACGCCTCTGGATCCTCATCTCTACGCCTATCCCGAGCCCGAAGCCAATGACCACGACCAGTTTGCAGCCAACGCTTTTCCGTACTCGCAAGCCGAGCGACCGCCACTGTATCAATTGCCTTCATTGGAGCAGATTGCCAACGAAGTTCTTGATATGAATGGAGACTACTGCCCCACAGAGAATGTGCACGTTTACAAGCCCGAGGATATCGGtgcctcctcgtcgtcgaagcAAGATGAGGCCGCCGATTCCGCCATCTCGATACCAGGAAGCGAAGCATCGGATGTCAAGCCAGTGCCGAACGAAGAAACCGAGTCAACCACTGTTCAGCCAACTATCGAGTCGATCGCAACGACGAACGATCGACTGACGACACCAGTACCAGCCGCATCACCCGCCTTGCAGAAGACTGCTGTCAGCGATCTGCCTCTCTACCGCCCACCGGCTCCAATGTCAGCATCTCCCGGGCAGACCCGTCGCCCGCTTGCCAATGGACTTGCATCCTCGCCGGCGAAGCGAAAGCGGGACTCCATGTCTGAAGCAGCCAACCAGATGAGTCCCAAGCGAGCGAGAATTGGCGCCACCCTCGAAGAAAGCCAGCAACAGTCCGTCATGGACGATGATGCTGAGCTCGCGAGGGTCTTGCAAGCCGAGAACAATGGCCTGCGGCGACGCACCAGCATCGTGAGCAGGTGATTGTGCGTGCATACTTGTGTGTTTTGAAATCGTTTTTGTTCGCGAGAATAAGCGATAGAAGGTTGATCCCCACTCTGGTACTCTTTGCTTCCTTGTAAAATACGGTCTTTTTTCTCTCTCCGAGAGGGTAATGGGTTCTGGTGATGAAAATGTGTGATAGAGaatggtggtgatggtggtaGTGGAGGAGGGCGTGCGTCTGTCTCTGCGAGCTGGTTAATCGCTTAGCTCGCTGTGAGACGCTGAAGGGAGGAAGGGAAGATGAAACGAAGGCCTCAATTGTGGGCATCGGATGTACAGTACGTTTAACACAACAAACAGTCGTATATGAATGGTATGAGAAACCATGATGTGAAAGCAAGTATTCACTGCGTTTGACTATTATTTTGTGATGTGGGAACCAAGATTTCGCAGGACAATGGGGTGACGTTGAGATGTTGCTTTCTTTATGCTTGGATACTTTTTGCGTGGTGCGTTACTGGCTCAATCGAGATTGCTTGTTCGGACGTCTCGTCACCATCAGCCTCCGACTTCCTTCTGATGCAAAAGCATTCGCTGAGCGACCCTGAGCTGATAAGTGAAGTTCTCCTACGTGAAAGAAACGTGGAAGTGAGATTTCTGAGTTGACGTGCTTCTTGCATTCGTCTGTTTAGAAGGTCTATGAATCTCGGAGCCCGAACAATTTCCCAGCAACTGGCATCCATTCGTCATTCCACCTTCGCTTGGTCTCCTGCATAGCGCCTTCTTTTAGTCTTTTAAGCTCTGATCCATCTCCTCCGAATAACCTTTCCAGAGTCTCCGCAAGTTCTTCAGAGCTCTTGAACCCCGTaccattcttgccttctttcaCGAGCTCTGGCCACGCCTCGAAATCGCTCCAGCCAGCAACAGGTAGCCCCGCACCGAACATGTCTACGACTTTCATCGGGAGATCTACGCCACTGGATGAGGTGTGTAGAGAGAGTCCGAGGTCTGCAGATCCGAGCAACGATGCATAGTCTTCAGCTGCGAGCCAGGCAGATGTGACAGCAACGTGCTCCAATTTCTTTTGGCGTGTCAATTTCACGACTTGGTTTAGATAGTGATCTCGTTGTGGACCTTTGCCTGTGATGACGGCGATGATGTTGGGTAGAGAGTCGTCGAGGTCTTTTGCGTTGGAGTACCGCACGAGAGCATCAAGTAGAACAGAGAAGTCCTCATCTGGTGTCCAGGATGTGGAAGAGACTAGCAAACGACAGTTCCCACCTAGAATATCTTCGACATTTCCTGTCGTTGCTGGCAGAGCTTTGAGTAGCTCAATTCTCTGCTCCTGGTCAAGTGGTTGATAAATTTCTGCGGGTCTGTCGTGCAGTGTCAAAGCATTCTGAATCCCCCATTTCTCCTTCAGCACTCGGGCCATAGCATTTGTAACGCAGAAATGGCTATGAACTCCGTATCTCGAAAAGAAGCCTTCATACCATTCCGAGATTCTGACAAGAGAATGTGTTGGTCCTAATCGCAATGCGAGTATCGAGTAGCCGAAATTATGCCAATCAATCACCAGTCGTGTATTGCGTAGGAAAGTGACGAGTCTTGCGACAGCCAATGTTGGGATTGAAGGCGGATTTTGAATGAGCATCCACTTCGCAGCGCGCGTCCTGTATGCAAGCGCATAGTAGAGACTCCATACCTGCCAGAGCACTTTGAAGGGCGCAGACAAGA
Encoded proteins:
- a CDS encoding uncharacterized protein (BUSCO:EOG09262Z2S~CAZy:GT33), which codes for MTWSEVLWQVFVYGAILSSALSGLLLFTLPIAYSNFDPGYVNEEDFTEEHKENATKSGYAFFAKHKDPADRLKIDASVQIVVLGDIGRSPRMQYHALSIASHGGTVDLIGYTGSEMHPDILQSRLIKIVPIAAWPRALQFDNRILFLLSAPFKVLWQVWSLYYALAYRTRAAKWMLIQNPPSIPTLAVARLVTFLRNTRLVIDWHNFGYSILALRLGPTHSLVRISEWYEGFFSRYGVHSHFCVTNAMARVLKEKWGIQNALTLHDRPAEIYQPLDQEQRIELLKALPATTGNVEDILGGNCRLLVSSTSWTPDEDFSVLLDALVRYSNAKDLDDSLPNIIAVITGKGPQRDHYLNQVVKLTRQKKLEHVAVTSAWLAAEDYASLLGSADLGLSLHTSSSGVDLPMKVVDMFGAGLPVAGWSDFEAWPELVKEGKNGTGFKSSEELAETLERLFGGDGSELKRLKEGAMQETKRRWNDEWMPVAGKLFGLRDS